The sequence AAAACCTGGAATATCAATAAGCGGTAACATGCTGAATAAAGGAAGTAAAATGAATATCGACGACATTTACATTCAAATGAAAGACGCCTTAAAAGCAGAAATTGTCCGCCACGATCTGGCAGACAAAAGAATTGACATCAAATGCAAGCCCTTGTCCGTAGAAGAAGCCATCGGCACCCCGGATCATGATGATTACCCCATTGTCAAAGGCAAAGAGGTGATGATGGCAGCAACATTTAACGGGGCTGTGGGCCAGGCATTTACGGACGAGTACACGGATATCTCTTTATCCGTAGACGGACTGCTTGAAACGGATCACACAAAAACCAATGAACGGGCAATTTTTATTGCAGGGCTCAACGCGGTATACAGATCCTTGGCGCTTTGTGAAAAAACAGTGCATTGTAAGGATAAGGAACCGGTGGCGTGTGCCGATAACCTGATTCAGCAGCCGCAATTTTCAGGAAAAAAAATTCTTCTGGTCGGGCTTCAGCCAAGATTTTTGGAATATCTTGCCGGACAGAACACGATGCGGGTTCTGGACCTTGACCCGGACAACGTGGGCACCGAAAAATTTGGTGTGCGCATAGAATCAGGGGAAGAGTTAGAGGACGGGCTTGACTGGTGTGACATGATATTTGCCACCGGGTCCACCATTGTGAACGGCACCATTACCAATTTTTTGAACTGCGGAAAACCTGCCGTGTTTTTCGGGGTGACCATCAGTGCTCCGGCCAAGATTTTGGGGTTATCAAGCTATTGCCATTGCGGGCATTGAGGCTATCCACAATGACCCTTGCGTGCTTGTGCTCGTGAACGTAAACGTGTTCGTTAACGTTAACGTTTACGAGCACGGGCACGAGCACGGATAAGACGGGTCTTGGACCCGTATCCGGACTTCCAGTCCTTAATTTCAACCCACTGTATTTAGGCGGTGGTTGTTGAGTGGGTGAAACCATCAAGAATGAGGGATAAAATATGGGTGAGAACCAATTGATTATTCGGTGTACGAAATGCGGGGCAAAAAACCGGGTGCCTGAAAACAGGATGTCGGAAAGTCCCAAGTGCGGCAAGTGCGGAACAATTTTGCCTCTTGAAATTTTTGATGCCCCTGTGAACGTTACGGATGCCAATTTTGACCGGGAGGTCATGCAATCATCCCTTCCGGTGCTGGTGGACTGCTGGGCTCCCTGGTGTGGTCCATGCCGGGCTGTGGGCCCCATCCTGGACGGCCTGGCAAAAACTTACCGGGGGCGGCTTAAAATTGCCAAGATCAATGTGGATGAAAATCCCATGACCAGCTCAAAATACCGCATTCAAAGCATTCCCACCATGCTTTTCGTGAAAAACGGCAGTCTGGTTGACCAGGTCGCAGGGGCCTTGCCTAAAGAGGCGTTAGAGGCCCGGATAAAATCATTTATCTGATCCAACGCCTGCCGGAATTTATCCGGCAGGCCCGTTTTATGGCTTTCACGATAGGAATTCAATTTGATTTTAAATTTTTAGGCATTTACCGGGACAATTTTATCTATGGTTGTTGCCAGTTCATGATTGTCCATGGCCATGTCGATATCATATTCAATTTGAAGCATTATCCAGTATGAAGGGGACAAGCCAAAGTATTTTGAAAGCCGTAAGGATGTGTCTGTGGTGATACTTCTTTTCCCATTGACAATTTCAGATATCCTCATTTGTGAAACACCGATATTTTTTGCCAATTTATATTGAGTCAACCCGTAAGGTTTAATGAACTCTTCAAGCAGTATCTCCCCTGGGTGGACGGCAGGTATTTTTTTCATAGGAACCCCATGGTTAATGATAATCTGTGATTTCAACGTCATACGCATTCTCTTGTTTCCAGGTGAAGCAAATGCGCCATTGTTTATTTATCCTAATACGGCAGTCTGGTTGACTAGGTCTCAGGGGCCTTGCCTAAAGAGGCGTTAGAGGCCCGGATAAAATCATTTATCTGACCATGGCCCTTAAATAGTTGGTCCATTTTGTTATATTCGGGAGCGCGGGCGTCCCGCCCGCAGTAAAGATGCAGGCGGAACGCCCGCGCTCCAAGGTTAAATTATTGGGGGCTCGTTCCTAAGAGCCTGTTCATAAATATCAACGGATCAGATTTGAGCCTTATGCCACGCCACCACCTGTTCGTAAGGGATGGTGCCGCCAAAGATGTCCAGGGCTGAACCGATGGTGAGGTCCACACGGCCCTTGCCAAGGGATTTTACCCGGTCCAGGTCTGAAAACCGGCTTGCGCCTCCGGCATAGGTGGCAGGGATGGGGCTGTGTTCTCCCAGCAACGTCACCAGTTCTTCCTGGATACCCTGCATTTTGCCTTCCACATCCACGCCGTGGATTAAAAACTCGTCACAGAATGCGGATAAGTCTTCCAGAGTGGCCGGGGTTACGGCCTTTTCGGTGAACTTTTGCCAGCGGTCCGTCACAATCCAGAATTGTCCGTCCCTTTTACGGCAACTTAGATCCAGCACCAGGCGGTTTTTGCCCACGGCATTCACCAGAGCATTGAGCTTGTCCATGTCCATGCGGCCTTTGGAGAATACATAGGAGGTCACAATGACATGGGATGCACCGGCATCCAGAAAGGTGTGTGCGTTTTCAGGATTAATACCGCCGCCCATCTGAAGACCACCGGGGAAGGCGTGCAGCGCTTCAAGGGCTGACTGGGTATTTCCAGGGCCAAGGGCAATGACATGGCCGCCGAAAAGCTGGTCTGCCTGGTACATCCGTGCAAATTGTTCCGGGGTCCGGGTGCTTTCAAAATTAGTGACAAGGCTGTCCTGGGTTTTGTCGGACAGGGTGCCGCCCACGATCTGGACCACTTTGCCGTTTCGAAGATCAATGCAGGGTCGAAATTTCATATCATGAATCCTATTGGGTATCTGCCGGGGTCGGCAAGTTTTGAAAATCCGCCAGAATCTCTTTTTTAATATCGGCTAATCCATGATTAAGGGCCTGGATATAAGCCCTGGGGCTGGTGTCTGGGCCTAAAGGGATGTGCGCGGAATAGGTTTTTGACAGAACCGGTGTGAATCCCTCTTTGTTCAACCGGTCAAGATTGAGCGCCATGGTCACCACAGCCGATACCGCGGATGCATTGCGCTGGTCACGATAGAGCGCTGTGATTTTACCCCATAACTGGAAGATATCGTCCGGAATCCGGTTTTTGAAGGGGCTGGTGCAAACTGAGGCGAGTCGACCAGGGCTTCAAGCATGACATCACTGATCATGCGGGCCGGTGATGTCATGTAGTTGTTATAATAATCCTGGGTAAACCGGTTTTGATCCACCCGGTAGACAAATCCCGCGCCGCTGAATTCCGGTGAAATGTCCAGGCGTTTGACCACCAACGGTGCCCCGGCTGACCGGTTGCGTTGACCGGCAGGATTGTCGCAGTCTGCACAAAGCCTGAACACCTGTTTTTTCGTGTAATCATTTTTAATCCCGCATCCGGCAAAAAAGGCGGCGGCAATTAAGATGCACGTTATCATCATGAAAAGGGACAAACGCGTTAAGGGATAAAAGCTGTTCATAGCAAATTATTTCTCCTTTCCTGGTCTTGAGGCCTCAGGCCCATGGTCAAAATAAAATCGCCCATCTGCTTGTCTTTTAAGCCGCCCTCGGCGTTACGCCAATGGACACATATCTCAAATATGCTTCCATTGGCGTGCCTTGATGGCGACTTAAAATCCGGCGCATCTGTGGCAGATTTAATTCTGACCATGGGCCTTAGGTGGGGCTTCCATAAGAATGCTGCCCGGGTAATTACGCAGCTCCCGGGTAAACTGGTTGAGGTTTTCAGTGGTATCCTCCAGGTTGCCGATTGTTTTTTCAATGACGTCAGCATTTGTCCAGATCATGTTTTCTAATAACCGGGATGTTTTTTCAAGGCTGGCCAGAACCGTATCCATTTTACCGGACATGTCGCTTAATTTTCCTTTGTAACCTTGTTCCAGGTGGGTGGCCATGCGTTTGAAACTGCCTGATGCCGTATTGATATCCGCCAGGGCTTGTTTAATGGGAATTTTTGCCGCATGAACAATCTGTTTTAAGTCTGCCACAGATGAGCCTGTATCCGCCAGAATCCGTTTAACCTGATCGGATGTCAGGATTTTGGCCAGGTCCCTGTTGGTCTGGCGAAGCTCCTTGATCAGACTTTCCGCCTGGGCTGATACCTTTGTTATATTCAGGCCCTTGAGAAGGGCTGAAAGATCCTTTTTCATCTCTTGGAAGTCCAGGGAACCCAAAAGTTGCATTACCTGGCTGATTCCATCCTTAACCTGTTTGATATTGCTGGACCGGGAAGGCACATAAATATTTTCCGGGGTCCAGGATATTTTAAGGTCATCCGGCCCGTTTTTTTGGTAATCGGTCTCCAGATATGCTGATCCGGTCAGACCGTTAAAGGATAAAAATACGCAAAGCCCTTTTTCGACCGCTTTTTTCATACGTTCTTCAGGTCTTTTTCCGGTCTGGCCCACATAACAGTCTTCGGACAAGGAAAAGGTGACCAGTACATAATTGGAGGCAATGTCGTAAACTTTTGTGGGGGTGGTAATGGATTTTACAGCGCCGATTTTTACCCCTTTGTATTTAACTTCCGATCCGATGTTCAGGCCCTGGACGGATTCGTTAAAATAGGTTTCGGCAAGGGGTTCCGTCTTGAAAAATTGGCCTGCACCAAAGGCAATAAGCATGGCCGCAGTCAGTGCAAAGGCCAGGATGACAAAAAGGCCGAGTTTAAAATAATTGGTTTTCTGGGTCATGGGTCGGGTTCCAAAGAGTAGTTATGGGTTCCGGTTAAAAAAATTATATACATATGGGTTTGACGGATCCGCTTTGAGCTTTTTGGGGTCGCCTTGGGCAATGATGCCTTTTTCCTCTTTGCCCAGCATGATCACCCGGTCGGAAATGGTCAGAATGCTTTCAAGCTCGTGGGTGACAATGACAAATGTGATTTTAAGGGATGCTGCCAGTTTCAGGATCAGGCGGTCCAGTTCAGCGGACGTTAAGGGGTCCAGCCCGGCGGAGGGCTCGTCCAGAAAGAGGATGGCCGGATCAAGGGCCATGGCCCTGGCAATGGCGGCCCTCTTTTTCATGCCCCCGCTCAACTCGTCGGGCAGAAGATAAAGGGCATGGCCCATGTCAACCAGATCGAGTTTGACCCGGGCAACGGCTTCAACGGCTTCCCGGGGAAGATCCGTGAATTCCATCAGGGGCAGCATGATATTTTCCAGTACGGTCATGGAACCGAACAGCGCGCCGTTCTGGAACGCCACGCCAATGCCGGCAAGCAAACGGTTGCGCGCCTTTCCCCGGGTGGTTACTATATCTTCACCATGGATGAAGACCTGGCCGGACACCGGCGGCACCAGGCCGATCATGTGTTTGAGTACCGTGCTTTTACCGCAGCCGGAACCGCCGAGAATAACAAACACCTCACCACTTTGGATATCAAAGTTGAGATCTTCCATAAAGGCGTTGTTGTTGTACCCGGCAAACAGGTGCCGGACACTGATAATTGTCTCGTTCATATGCCCAGATAAA comes from uncultured Desulfobacter sp. and encodes:
- the hisA gene encoding phosphoribosylformimino-5-aminoimidazole carboxamide ribotide isomerase, with translation MKFRPCIDLRNGKVVQIVGGTLSDKTQDSLVTNFESTRTPEQFARMYQADQLFGGHVIALGPGNTQSALEALHAFPGGLQMGGGINPENAHTFLDAGASHVIVTSYVFSKGRMDMDKLNALVNAVGKNRLVLDLSCRKRDGQFWIVTDRWQKFTEKAVTPATLEDLSAFCDEFLIHGVDVEGKMQGIQEELVTLLGEHSPIPATYAGGASRFSDLDRVKSLGKGRVDLTIGSALDIFGGTIPYEQVVAWHKAQI
- a CDS encoding type II toxin-antitoxin system RelE/ParE family toxin, with product MRPSQPDCRIRINKQWRICFTWKQENAYDVEITDYH
- a CDS encoding DUF364 domain-containing protein, whose product is MNIDDIYIQMKDALKAEIVRHDLADKRIDIKCKPLSVEEAIGTPDHDDYPIVKGKEVMMAATFNGAVGQAFTDEYTDISLSVDGLLETDHTKTNERAIFIAGLNAVYRSLALCEKTVHCKDKEPVACADNLIQQPQFSGKKILLVGLQPRFLEYLAGQNTMRVLDLDPDNVGTEKFGVRIESGEELEDGLDWCDMIFATGSTIVNGTITNFLNCGKPAVFFGVTISAPAKILGLSSYCHCGH
- a CDS encoding MlaD family protein produces the protein MTQKTNYFKLGLFVILAFALTAAMLIAFGAGQFFKTEPLAETYFNESVQGLNIGSEVKYKGVKIGAVKSITTPTKVYDIASNYVLVTFSLSEDCYVGQTGKRPEERMKKAVEKGLCVFLSFNGLTGSAYLETDYQKNGPDDLKISWTPENIYVPSRSSNIKQVKDGISQVMQLLGSLDFQEMKKDLSALLKGLNITKVSAQAESLIKELRQTNRDLAKILTSDQVKRILADTGSSVADLKQIVHAAKIPIKQALADINTASGSFKRMATHLEQGYKGKLSDMSGKMDTVLASLEKTSRLLENMIWTNADVIEKTIGNLEDTTENLNQFTRELRNYPGSILMEAPPKAHGQN
- a CDS encoding ATP-binding cassette domain-containing protein gives rise to the protein MNETIISVRHLFAGYNNNAFMEDLNFDIQSGEVFVILGGSGCGKSTVLKHMIGLVPPVSGQVFIHGEDIVTTRGKARNRLLAGIGVAFQNGALFGSMTVLENIMLPLMEFTDLPREAVEAVARVKLDLVDMGHALYLLPDELSGGMKKRAAIARAMALDPAILFLDEPSAGLDPLTSAELDRLILKLAASLKITFVIVTHELESILTISDRVIMLGKEEKGIIAQGDPKKLKADPSNPYVYNFFNRNP
- a CDS encoding HigA family addiction module antitoxin; translated protein: MTLKSQIIINHGVPMKKIPAVHPGEILLEEFIKPYGLTQYKLAKNIGVSQMRISEIVNGKRSITTDTSLRLSKYFGLSPSYWIMLQIEYDIDMAMDNHELATTIDKIVPVNA
- the trxC gene encoding thioredoxin TrxC, yielding MGENQLIIRCTKCGAKNRVPENRMSESPKCGKCGTILPLEIFDAPVNVTDANFDREVMQSSLPVLVDCWAPWCGPCRAVGPILDGLAKTYRGRLKIAKINVDENPMTSSKYRIQSIPTMLFVKNGSLVDQVAGALPKEALEARIKSFI